A part of Verrucomicrobiia bacterium genomic DNA contains:
- a CDS encoding transposase, translated as MKTYRSRNPRKSPVWQCVQRHHDTFVDRYPDAYEPRLGPLRPVVSEVFGKFLQCGILERGFARVRCDHCALEYLVAFSCKGRWFCPSCHQRKVLQTAAHLVDHLLLPVPHRHVVLALPKLLRPLFRRDRNLLRRLCTVAQQTLTQLLRTALGLPRGRPAFLLTLHTFGEYLDFHPHIHALMADGLLDSEGQWYPAPEIPHGILESVFRDRIFTELLRLRRISPQLVERMRGWKHTGFNVDATRSVPPENRAEREALCQYILRNPFSAAKITLEQPGDVVIYRSRLNPKIHRNFEVFAAEDFLAALSQHIPDRGAQMIRYYGLYSNKSCGCRSRANPAAKVAWPKGSPPPPAKLPARKWRDLIRQAWHTDPLQCPECGKAMRFIALIEEPVAIEKILRHLNLWCGPATFAPARSPPPPRGRDEESESPSSAPSGDDPAPLHDGEFLIETSPMPDYENVLTD; from the coding sequence ATGAAAACCTACCGGTCCCGCAACCCCCGCAAATCCCCGGTGTGGCAGTGCGTCCAGCGCCACCACGACACCTTCGTGGACCGTTATCCCGACGCCTATGAACCCCGCCTGGGCCCCCTGCGCCCCGTCGTCTCTGAGGTCTTCGGGAAGTTCCTTCAATGCGGCATTCTTGAGCGCGGCTTCGCCCGCGTCCGCTGCGACCACTGCGCCCTCGAATACCTCGTCGCCTTTTCCTGCAAGGGACGCTGGTTCTGCCCCTCCTGCCATCAACGCAAGGTCCTGCAGACCGCCGCCCATCTGGTGGATCACCTCCTGCTGCCCGTCCCCCACCGACACGTCGTCCTCGCCCTGCCCAAACTGCTGCGACCCCTCTTCCGCCGGGATCGCAACCTCCTCCGGCGCCTCTGTACCGTCGCTCAGCAAACGCTGACCCAACTCCTGCGCACCGCCCTCGGATTGCCTCGCGGGCGCCCCGCCTTCCTCCTCACCCTCCACACCTTCGGCGAGTACCTCGACTTCCACCCCCACATCCATGCTCTGATGGCCGATGGCCTCCTGGATTCTGAGGGCCAGTGGTACCCCGCTCCCGAGATCCCACACGGCATTCTGGAGTCCGTCTTTCGGGACCGGATCTTCACCGAACTCCTCCGGTTGCGTCGAATCTCCCCGCAACTGGTCGAGCGCATGCGCGGCTGGAAGCACACCGGATTCAACGTGGACGCCACCCGGAGCGTGCCCCCGGAAAATCGCGCCGAACGGGAGGCACTGTGCCAGTACATCCTGCGCAACCCCTTCTCCGCGGCCAAGATCACCCTGGAACAACCCGGGGACGTGGTGATCTACCGCTCGCGGCTCAATCCCAAGATCCACCGAAACTTCGAGGTCTTCGCCGCGGAGGACTTCCTGGCGGCGCTCTCGCAGCACATCCCCGACCGGGGTGCCCAGATGATCCGGTACTACGGGCTGTATTCGAACAAGAGCTGCGGCTGCCGGAGCCGCGCCAATCCAGCCGCGAAGGTGGCTTGGCCCAAGGGCTCCCCGCCACCGCCGGCCAAGCTGCCCGCCCGCAAGTGGCGGGACCTCATCCGGCAGGCGTGGCATACCGATCCCCTCCAATGCCCCGAATGCGGCAAGGCGATGCGCTTCATCGCCCTGATCGAAGAGCCCGTCGCCATCGAGAAAATCCTCCGCCATCTCAATCTCTGGTGTGGACCCGCCACCTTTGCTCCGGCCCGGTCCCCACCTCCACCGAGAGGGAGGGACGAGGAATCCGAGTCCCCATCGTCCGCCCCCTCCGGCGACGATCCCGCGCCTCTCCACGACGGCGAATTTCTGATCGAAACCTCCCCGATGCCGGACTACGAGAACGTCCTTACCGACTGA